TTCTGTTGACAATGAGAGTCCGCCTGAGATTAATGAGACACAGCCAGACTTCCCTGTGGAGTTAAGGGGACTTTCCTCTGATGAGATGGTAACCAGCAGTGACTCTGAAGTTGCTCATAGTAGCTGGACAATTTTGGAAGCTGTTAATGCAGATGGAGGTCAGGAGTGGATTCCACAAGTTCAGGACTTCAGTGCTCTCCAGCTTTCCACACAGTCCTGGGAGGAGACTACTGAAGAGCAAGTTACATCTACATGCTCTATGGTTGAGGTGGAGTCATCATCTGTGGTTGTCCGTGAAACGGTAGAAGTGCAAATTACCCAGCATGATGCAAATTCGTTGGACACTGATTCTAGCCCTGGACAGGCTTTTGCACAGATACTGGCAGAGGAACTCCAGAAAAGATACAGTGACCTACTATCTGAACTTCAACAACTGAAAGATTCAGCTTCTACCTCACAGGAAAAGATTCATCTTCTACAGGAGGAGTTAATATCACTGACAGTTGTTAAGAATGAGACAGAGGAAAGAGCCCAAAGGTTTGAAAGTGATTTGATAGAAGCTCGAGCAGAGATTCAACGAGTGACTGAACACCTGActtcagagataaataaacagaATGATATCAAGAAAGTCCTAGAAGAGCAACTTGAGAACTTTCGGGCAGAGGTTTGCTCAAAAGACCAGGAGATTCAAGCCTTGCAGACACAAGTGGATGAGGTCCGGCATGACCTTACAGAGAAAGAAGGTCAAGTCGGCATGCTGCATGCCCAGTTGGAGGACAGAAAACTCACTTCTTCTCAAATGGAGGAAAAGCTCACTGACATGCAGGTGAAAATTCAGCAAGTCTCTCAGGAGGCTGACATGGCTAAAGCTGCTCTCATTGACAACACTGCTAAGATGGAGGACATGCAACGATGTCTTTCCCTGAAAGAGCAGGAGATGGTAGAACTCAGTGACGGCATGACATCCAAACTGCTCCAAGCAGGTGAAGAAAAGTTTGCTATATCTGGTGAAATAACAAAGCTAAAAGAGAAGATCTTGGAACTTGAGAAGACCAGGGATGATCAGCTGAAAGTGGATGAAGATAAGGCAGCTGACGAAAGTGAGGAACTTGACACTCTGCGCAAGGAGAACAGGAACCTGGCTGCTGAAATGGACAACGTTAAAAGGGACGGAGAACACGTTAAACGAAAGTTGCAGGCAGCTTTGGTACAGAGAAAGGAGCTGATGACAAAGATTGCCCAACTTGAGAAAGTATCAGCTACCACCAAAGAAAAGGGGGATGCTGAAGAAAACCTACAGGGTACagagaaagaagaaagagagCAGGAACAACAGAACCTGGAAACAATGTTAGAAGAAACCAAAAGGATATTAAGTTCCAAAGAAGAAGCTTTGACTGTCCTAGAACAGAAAACATTGAGTCAAAGTCAAGCACTTAATGAGGCACATGCTAAAATTCAACATCTGATTGAGGAGGCAGAAGCCGTTGGCCAAAAAGAACAAGACACACTGCAGATTGAAGAGAGTAATGCTAAACTCCAGTCACAGGTTGCTGTCCTAGAATCTGAGCTTGAAATGTTACAGAAAAGGCTCCAAGAGGCTGTGGATTCTCGTAAAGATACCCTCCGCAAGGCaaaagacaaagacagacaccATCGTGAGCAGATGAAACAACAGAAAGAAGACTACAGCGGCCTGTTAGAACGTTTCAAAGCTGAAGACAAAGAGAAATCTGACCTTCTGAAACAGCTGAGAGATTTAGAAAGTCTTTTGGAATCGAAGGAGCAAGCTAGTGCAGTCACACTTCATGTGGATGTGGAGGAAGAAACTAAAACTGCTTCAGACACTCTGGAGAAACCGGTGTCTGGGGACTGGGCTCAGGAGGCCTGGGAAGACTTTGCTGCACCTGAGACTGAAGTTAACCAGAATGAGGTACCTGCTGAGCAACTCCCACAGGTTACATCAAAAGATTATGAGGCTGTGATCAATTCTCTTCAGGAGGAGCTAAAAGTTAAGCAGACTGTTTGTGTGGACCTAGAGGTGCGTTTGCAGGAGAGCCAGGGTGCGCTCTCTGTAAAAGAGACCGAGTTCTTTGAGCTCAGCAAAGAGCTTGAGACACTGAGGGCAAAAGAGAAACTGATAGATGTTCTTTCAGAAGATCTGAACAATCTGAGTGAAAAATGTCAGCAAGCCGAAGCCCACGCTGAAATGCTGAAAGCTGAACTGGAGGAGGCTGCGGCCAGGACGAGTATTTCTGATGTGGAGTCTCCAGTGGCAGCTCTTCAGGCAGAGGTGGAGGACTTCAAGAAGTTTCTGAAAACCAAAAATGATGACATCATTGACCTAAGCCAGCAACTGAGTGAGCAGAGCACACTTCTACAGAGCATGCAGGAGACCGTGCAGGAGAAAGATGACTTGATTGCTTCCTTACAAGATACACTGAAAGCTGAGCAAGAACGCATCCAGAAAATGGAGGCAGAAATCCCACAACagcaagaggaggagaaagacaaCGCCACCaagctccagcaggtccagcgcAAATTGCATGCTGCGTTGGTGTCACGAAAGGAAGCTCTCAAGGAGAACCAGGCACTAAAGGAGGAGCAGGCTACTGTTGAGAAGGCAAGATTAGAGCTGCTAGCAAAACTTGAGCAGGGTGAGGCAGAACTTAGTAAACTAAAATCAGAGAAAGAAAAGTTAATTGAAGAGGTAGACAGGAGCTTGCTGGAGAACCAGAGTCTTGGTGCCACCTGTGAGAGTCTGAAGCTTGCTATGGATGGACTTCTGAATGAGAAGGATGCATATAAGCATCAAGCAGAGAGCGCCACAGAAGAAGCCAAAGAGGCCAACAGACGGTGGGAAGAAAAGGTTCACGGCATGAAAGAAGAATATGAGACTCTGCTGAAATCATATGAAAACGTTAGTGATGAGGCTGAGCGTGTTAGGAGAGTGCTGGAGGCCGCCCGACAGGAGAGGCAGGAATTAGCCACCAAAGCACGGGCCCATGAGGTGGCCAAACAGGATGCTGAGAGATTAGCTGAGGAAACTCAGAAGGAGGTTGATACTGTAAAAGAGAAAATGAGGAAGTTTGCCAAAGTAAAACATCAAAAGATTACAGACCTGGAGGAGGAGAATGAGAAGCTCAGAGAACAGTTGGAGAAGAAAGGGACCAAAGATGTAGACAATGAGTTGAAACAACTTCAGAAAGTTAAAAAAGAACTGGAAACTTTGAAAGCTAGTTTTGATTTTGTAGAGGCTGAGCGACGTTCCTTAGAACAGGAAACTAGAGAATTGAAGCAGCAGTTGGCTCAGGAGATGGATAAAAATAATAGTAAATATCTGGATGTTGGTTCCTCTGAAGTTGTAGTTAAAGAAGAAGTGATCTTTCAGCAGTCAAGCCATGCTTTGAGTGAAAACCAAGAGGATATAGCTAATAGTAGTTGCTCCCAAGACCAATCAGATGGTTCAATGCTAGTTATGCCTAAACAAGAAGCCTCAGAGGTAAAAGCTAAGACTGAGCTGACTGAAGGTGCACACAAGAAACAGGACCTCAAAGAACTTGAAATAGCTCTTAAAGATGCACAGACCAAGATAAAGGACCTTCAAGTGGCTCTTGAAGATGAGAAGAGAACCAGAGTTGAACAGGAATCTTTGCTGGGTGCAGAGTTGGGCAATCTTAGGCAGCATCTTCAGGAGTCtgtggaaagagaggagaggttGAATGAAAAGTGCTCCACAAGGGAAACTCAGTTTCAGGAGCTTCGCACAAGCCTGGAGGCTGAGAAAGATGATCTTGAGGAACGTCTGATGAACCAGCTAGCCCAAGTCAATGGCAGCATTGCAGGTTATCAGCAAGAGGCAGCTGATGGGCGAGACCGCCTTGCACACCAGCAACGGGAGCTGGAAAAAACAGAACGGGAACGAGCAGAGTTGGAGGCCATGTTGGTGAGCGAAAGGGACCGGGCGTCCAGGCTAGAAGAAGACAAGAGGCAAGCCCAGCGAGAGAGAGCTGAAGCAGAGGCAGAGGCAGGAAAACAGAGAGAGCTGGAGCAGAAGCTGAAATCCGCACAAAGGGTTAAAGAAGGCAGTCAGAGTCGAGCACGTCAGCTCGAAGAGCTTCTGAGGGAAAAGCAGCTGGAGGTTCGACAGATGCAAAAAGACTGTATCCAGTACCAGGAAAGGATCAGTCAGCTGGAAAGAGAGATAAAGGCACTTCTGCTGAGTAGAGATGAGGTAAGCAGTGAGCTTGAGGCAGCTCGTCTGGAGATTGCAAAGATCACAGAGGAGAAGAAAAGGCTTGAATCAGAGTTGTCAACATTGAAAATGAAGCTGGATGTGGCTCAGGGAGAGGCCAGCAAGGCGCTAGCAGACAAAAAGGCCCTTGAAAAGACAGCCCTGCAGCATGAGGCTGAGTTAAAGGCAGAAGCTGAGAAGACCCTCGATGAAGTAAGATATCGTTTGGGAGCAGAGCTCAAACAGATGGAGCTGAGACTGGAGCAGGCTTATCGGGACAGGGAAAGAGAAGAGGAGGCAACTCTGGAGGCTAGGAACATTGCAGAGGCTGCGGACAAATGTGCCCAGGAAATGCAAGCACGCCTGGATGAGTCACTGGCAAGGCTGGCTGCCTTTTCACGCTCCATGTCCTCACTGCAGAATGACCGTGATCGAGTTCTGGATGAAGCTAAGCAGTGGGAGAATCGTTTTCATAGTGCCCTTCAGGGGAAGGAGGTTGAACTGCGAGAAACTGAGAGTCGAGCTAAGGACCTATCTGAGAAACTTCAGAAAGAGACCACGAACAAGGAGGAACTGCAGAGCGAACTGGAGAGGTTTGTTATATTTGATCCCTGTATTCACCCACAGGTTTTCTACCAGTAACCTTTagatacaattttttttttttactcttaaaGCAATCATGATTTAATTTTCGTCTTTTGGTCTAAACAGGTTGCAGAAGgcagaggagcagtggcaggtAAAATTGGCAGAGATGGAGAAGAAGCACAGTGAAACCCTCAACGCTCtggaaaaagaaagaagagagcTGCAGGAGGCACTGACTGTGGCAGAAAGCTCCCTGGCCCAGACCTCCTCCCAGCTCGCTTCCCTGGAGTCCGAGATGGAAGGACTTCGCCACAGAACCAAGGCTCTAGAAGAGGCAGTGGTCAAGCTTCAGAGTGAATCTAACCAAGCCAGGGCTGAAATCAAGGAAAGAGAAACTGAAGAGAAGAGGCTGTGCTTGAGTCTGGAGCAACTGGAGACGGACCTGCGATCCTCCAAGACCCTGACCGAGAGTCTTCAGGCCGAGTTGGCTGAGAAGGAGAAGAGGGAAGTAGAGCTCCTTGGAGAGAAGGAGCAAGCTGTGGCTCAGGTATTCAccatacatgttttaaaacaGCATCTTGGAATACTGGAATGAAGTGCACAGTTCAGGGGGTTTCCTTTGTTTTAATACTGCATAATTTACATTCTCTGGATAATTGTAGTGTCCTTTATAAACAGAAGTATTGGAAAAAGGAAAACAGTAGTACAAAATGGCCATAGGACAGGAGACTGGAAATAATGCAGACAAAATCCAGCCCAGTCTGATGGTCTTGACTGCTAAAGAGGGTTTCAGGATAAATCAATTCATGAGATGCTCGTCTtgcgcttgtaaagctgctttgtgacgtgtgctgtaaagctgctttgtgacgtgtgctgtaaggctgctttgtgacgtgtgctgtaaggctgctttgtgacgtgtgctgtaaggctgctttgtgacgtgtgctgtaaagctgctttgtgacgtgtgctgtaaggctgctttgtgacgtgtgctgtaaggctgctttgtgacgtgtgctgtaaggctgctttgtgacgtgtgctgtaaggctgctttgtgacgtgtgctgtaaggctgctttgtgacgtgtgctgtaaggctgctttgtgacgtgtgctgtaaggctgctttgtgacgtgtgctgtaaagctgctttgtgacgtgtgctgtaaagctgctttgtgacgtgtgctgtaaagctgctttgtgacgtgtgctgtaaagctgctttgtgacgtgtgctgtaaagctgctttgtgacgtgtgctgtaaagctgctttgtgacgtgtgctgtaaggctgctttgtgacgtgtgctgtaaggctgctttgtgacgtgtgctgtaaggctgctttgtgacgtgtgctgtaaggctgctttgtgacgtgtgctgtaaggctgctttgtgacgtgtgctgtaaggctgctttgtgacgtgtgctgtaaagcactatataaatacatgtgACTTGACTTGAATGTTCATGTTGTAATCCTTTTGGGTAAGCACGTTCTGTCCTGAACCACGCTCTGTCCTGAACCACGCTCTGTCCTGTTCTCTCCCTGCATCACCTCTAGGCTGCAGAGGAAGCCAGGAAGGAGGCAGATGGTAGGGCAGAAGAGGCTGAGAGACGACTGGAGGAGAGAAGGGCAGTCATGCGAGACCTTGAGGAGAGGCTCCGTAAAGCTGAGGAGGACGCCAGCCACAGCAAGGCTCGACTTGACACCTTCACAAAGGCTATGGGATCCCTTCAGGATGATCGGGACAGGGTGCTAAGCGACTACAAGCAGTTAGAGCAACGACACCTGCAGGTATGGAATCATCTAGACTGATCAAGACCTGTGTAATCAGAATCCTGTTTGATGGATGGGGAGAAGAGCTGAGGAGAACACAGGAAATTTAGTTATGGCATTTGACGACTGTTGACCATGGTGTATGAAATATACGCATAGTACAGAAACAGCACAATATTTTATAAAGTTTTTCATAACTTTTTAATTATGATTTGAATAGTCTAATACAAAATGCTTTGGAACCAAATGTGAATGTTATAGCTTGATCCATTTTACACATCAGCTCTCTGGCTTTTGTCAGGTGATGATTGATAAAGACGGCGTGATTCAGGAGGCCGCCACCGAGAACAACAGTCTGAAGGAGGAGCTCCGTGCTATGCTGACCCAGCGGGACGACCTCCATGCTGAAAACGCCAAGCTGTCTGCCCAGCTCCATGGCTACAGGGACGAACTGAAACAGGTCCTCACCATGAAGGACTCTCAGCACAAGCAGCTGCTCTCAGCTCAGCTCGAACGCATCAGGGTCCTGGAGAAGGAACGGGAGGAGACCCGGGCCAAGATTCAGGCACTGGAGGAAGAGGCCTCGGTGCGGAAGGAGCCCGCAGTGGAGCACGAGGTCTTGAACCGTGCAGGGCAGctcaggtcagaggtgcgtgaTGCTCCTGGTGCAGAGGTGGAGAAGTTGAGGGAGAAGCTTCAGGCTGCCCAGAAGCAGATCAGCATCCTGGAAGAGTCGCtggagaatgagagggaggCCCAGACGGCTCAGAACAAGGAGCTGAAGGAGCTTCGCTGGGAGGGTGGAGTGCTGCGGACCGAGGCTGAAACAGCCGAGGAGAGGGTGGCAGAGCTGGCCAAGGACCTGATGGAAATGGAACAGAAGCTTCTAGAAGAGAAAGAGTCGGCAGACAAGCTCCGAACTGAGAACCAGGCCTTTGGGAAAGCCATGGCCTCCCTTCAGGACTCCAGAGACCAGGCCGTCAGTCAGGCCAAGGAGCTGCGTGCCCAGCTGGAAGAGTCTCGTCAAGTGGGACACTCGCCAGCGCCCCCTAGCAGCTCCACTGGGGAAGTGTGGAGCTTGAAGAACGCTCTCTCTGCACTCCAGAATGACAGGGAGAGAATGGTACTTCATAAATCATCATTAGTACATTAATACAGTCTtaacattcattaaaaaaaacatttggaaACTTGACATATTTTGGTGATTTGGTACTTTTGTGCACATGCAAGTCTGTCTACTGTCTCTTTCCTCGAACATTTCCTGATATTCCTATGAGACTTTTACTTTGAAACTTGGACTCCTTTTCTTGATTTCTTTCGTCTTCAGTTGGAGCAGCTGCAACTACAACGTCGTGAGCTGGACAGGCTGAGTAGACTCACTCAGGTAGAACAGCATACGTCCAGAGAGGCGGAGCAGAGGACGGCGGAAcagcaggtggagagagagatgcagcaggtggagagagagagacagcagctgAAGGAGAGAGCGGaccagatggagagagagagacaggagctgGAGATGCTCAGGTCTGAGATTTTTACAGCCATGATGATAAAACTCTTGAAAAATTGTTTAGACCTCATGCATTCATTGCGGTGAGGTTGTTTGGAGACTAAACCACCAAGCTGACGATGCGTGATGACTGGGTTCTCCCCGTGTTGCGCTCTGAAGGCAGGAGCGCAGTGATTGGCAGgtccaggtggaggtgctgaagCAGCAGACTCTGGCCACGCTCTCCGAGCACGACCAGCAGGTGCGACAGCTGCACGCCATGTTGGAGGAAGCCCGAGCGTCTGGGCCCAAACTCCGCCAGGACCACACCTACAGACAGGTGAGGAGAGCCTCTGATGGGACACAACTATAGACAGGTGAGGAGAGCCTCTGATGGGGTGGGGCACACCTACAGACAGGTGAGGAGAGCCTCTGATGGGGTGGGGCACACCTACAGACAGGTGAGGAGAGCCTCTGATGGGGTGGGGCACACCTATAGACAGGTGAGGAGAGCCTCTTTTGGGGTGGGGCACACCTACAGACAGGTGAGGAGAGCCTCTGATGggacacacctacagacaggtGAGGAGAGCCTTTGATGGGGTGGGGCACACCTACAGACAGGTGAGGAGAGCCTCTGATGGGATGGGGCACACCTACAGACAGGTGAGGAGAGCCTCTGGTGggacacacctacagacaggtGAGGAGAGCCTCTGTTGggacacacctacagacagatGAGGAGAGCCTCTGTTGGGGTGGGGCACACCTACAGACAGGTGAGGAGAGCCTCTGATGggacacacctacagacaggtGAGGAGAGCCTCTGATGGGGTGGGGCACACCTACAGACAGGTGAGGAGAGCCTTTGATGGGGTGGGGCACACCTACAGACAGGTGAGGAGAGCCTCTGATGggacacacctacagacaggtGAGGAGAGCCTCTGATGGGGTGGGGCACACCTACAGACAGGTGAGGAGAGCCTCTGATGGGGTGGGGCACACCTACAGACAGGTGAGGAGAGCCTTTGATGGGGTGGGGCACACCTACAGACAGGTGAGGAGAGCCTCTGATGGAGCCCTGCTGCCCTGAGGCAGTGCAGACCGGAACGTTCAGGCTGATGGTTCCTAGGTTAGATGTGTGTGAGCGGATTGTTTTATGAGACAGTTAAATGCCAGTTAAACGTGTGTATACAGGGAAGCATTGCAGTGGACAGCGCCCCCGGTGGACCTTTAGAGCACAGCGAGGACTATAAGACTGACTGCATTCTCCTCCAGAGAAGGTACTGCTCTAAATGAGACGCCTGTAAAATTACAGAAAGACGAGACCATTGATTCCATAAAGCCATTCTCTCCCACATCTAAGACATGTAGTATGCCTAGATTATTTAATTCAACTTCAGTGGTGATATTTTTGTGCGTAGCTGTTTAATAAAGTACACTACAGAATAACACAGCTTTGAAGTAAGCACTGATGTATAATTTTATTTTCTTATGTGTCATTGTATTTGAATACATTATGTTTAATAAAAggatttttaaaatgttttagtaGATGGGATATCTCTGACAGCAAAAAAGTGTTTGAAAAGTGTTTAAGAATGCTTACTTAGCACTGTCTCTGTGTGGACTAGACTGGGACTGTCCTGGGGGTTTTGTGTCCTTTTATTTTCAACTGCGATCTTACTGTCTCTGTCCCTGACTGTCTCTGTCCCTGACTGTCTCTGTCCCTGACTGTCTCCGTCAGGTTGGATGAGGAGATTGAACTGAGGCTCAGAGTGGAGGAAGATCTCTCCATAGCACAAGATAACCTGAAACGGTGTGGTCACCTCAGATTTCACTCTTCTTCCTTTCTCCCTTTGCCAAAGCTAGATAGCTCAGGTTAAGAAATTAAAAGTCCCCACCAGTGCCTCAATTACTTATATTGCTGAAGACGGCAAGGGGAAGGAGCTATTTGGTGAAATAAAATTCATGGGACTTTTATTTTTGAGTAGAACTTTTGAACATGCACCTCTGTCCTTCACCATCACTTTAACCTAAATGCAGTAAATATTAAAGGTTGCTTTTCAAAATTAGATTGTGAAACATGACCATTTATTTTGGAAACAGACCAGTTAATTGTAGGTGCAGCACTTTTTAAAATCATTAAAtaacttaaaatacacttttattACATTTGGTCCAATTTCCTAATTCCAGCTGTAATTCCATGAACTGTGAAGCTTCACCTTGTCTTGTTCAGCATTGATATTAATACTCTGAAATCAATACTGTAGTTAGTTGTACTGACTGTGTTTTGTGTTCCTTTGGTCCTGGGTAGGTACTCACAGGGTGAGTGGCACTCCGCTCTGAGGAGGATGGACTCTGAGAGTGCTGTACTTATTgagccaccagagggcactgTTACTCGGGTGTGTATTAAAATAGAATTTACCCAATAGTGTTTCTTAATTTCCTGACTTAATGAAGAAGGCTGTTGTTAAATAAGTGAAATATTTAGTGTGATGAGTTTTAGTAGTGCACAATATTGTATTCACAGTATTAAACGTACTCGGTATAAATGGACAGGTTATAACATTTCTTCACGGGTAATGTGCTCAGCGGCCCTGTACTGAGAGTGACCGGTGCATCTCTGTCTGTGTTCCAGAGCCGTAGTGGAGCACCGGGTCTGGTGCGGATGCTGCGTGGAGCCTTCTGTTCCCGCCAGCGGACTCCCCTGTTGGCCTCACTTTACCTGCTCACCGTACACGTGCTGCTGCTCCTGTGTTTGGGAGGATACCtgtaaaacagagagagagagagagaaagaatgataGAGTGAAGGAGAAAGAACCGGGGACCCGAAAGAGCATCTTGGTCAgacacggagggagagagataaagagacaaTAACAAATAGTATCTCACGATCGTAGACCGATAGTTACTGAcctttttattgttttgtttttttttccactttttTATAGAATTGAATTTCTTAGCTAATTTGCCAAAGCCACACTTAGTTTAGGCTAGAATGGTCACTGCCAAAATAAGCTGTGCCCAGCTGGGTTAAAAGCAGTCAAGTCCTACTGCACTAATTATTGCCAATAAGGGAGCGCTAGTCGCTAGGGGGCGATATTATAACTTTACAATTTTATTACTGAGAAAACGTGAGGAACTGTACGTTGGATTGGCGGTGCAGAGTATATACATTTGGATTAACAGGCATGTTTTCTGTCCTACTTACGCAGCATagagttcctccatctcttcctctccaATCGGGTCTCTCCGTGTTCTTGCACTACTATGAATTGGTGCGAGATTTCCACCACATTCCAACTGATTGAGTTGTTTTACTATTTTCTATTTTCTATTTATTTCCGAATTTCAAGGCAACCAAGTAAAATCTAATGCAGTTATGTAATTGTGATCAGTTGGGTCGGAATTCTCTGTGATTCTGTGGTGATTGTTGATTGTGGTTTGCCAACCTGGTGCAATACTTCCATAGTTAAGTCATGACATGTAGGTCCTGCCAGTCCTTACACTttatgtattctcactatacaaACCATGCACATTCcatattagtttttttttttctgttgatGAAAATCAACTTTTAATCAACTTTTTTGCCAACACTAATTTCCTTTGTTTCCTCGAATAGGGTTCATATAATGCAAATATTCCATAGTCCTGCAGGTGGTTGACATTTTAAGCAGCCTTTGCCTGCTGTCTGTATCGGCTTGGTTGTGCAGCTCAAACTGTATATTGTGCTGATAATATTGTATTGGGACTGGATGTAGTCATGATGGTTCTCTATTTACGAAGAGATTTTCAAAGCACAGTTCTCTGGGTTTCTTATTATACTGTATAATCAATAGAAATTACCCTCTGTTC
Above is a genomic segment from Brachyhypopomus gauderio isolate BG-103 unplaced genomic scaffold, BGAUD_0.2 sc70, whole genome shotgun sequence containing:
- the golgb1 gene encoding uncharacterized protein golgb1, which gives rise to MFSRLTQGVTSVLQELSGEEHPDGDPHDGLVPQHLSGAEASLDVPDASEEMQERLAQTEQLVVHLKELIREKDGHLASVEKQLKDENVQAEAKYTKLKLQAKAKMAALNKQIAELKGQEGLNTSQSSESSFSVPAGVEEELHQLKQKLDQEESSTQSLREELRAAHQRLEEKEEQVQVLQAVVRDKDVRFQEQILKHEEELLHITSQASNSSELQQALRVSERRIEELEESLRSRSEVLEMLQQELNSADQQKQILTAQFRQLEQELAEARTLGEERQQLASRAEEQLGVLKASLEASEKESLQNISALEAELVRRNSELDDVRARLAAVEIEREESAERGKTMEASTEAELTNLRESLDVSERQREELKKKLEVEVESCRGQLHNLQEKLNAVEKEKEEALKNKGDEFAHLEMELVSLRERRDAGTEEQEAGLQTKQALEILWKGLHSLTEGHEEHEGHACIPEDPAQVLLVLEAQLGNLKVHQQEREAGISQMTFTLETLKGQLDQTTAEREQAVARIQQLEQQLCKLQVTDESLGEKESDVFVRELDKADKAEGTDGYSSDNTLHAEKLLALEHQLVEKEKEITDLRETLAFNEQHSLKMPEGGNVECEITENITGISEGSGEVLGLEDSPEEDTTLIAVDSPDVPTPVLYSSVDNESPPEINETQPDFPVELRGLSSDEMVTSSDSEVAHSSWTILEAVNADGGQEWIPQVQDFSALQLSTQSWEETTEEQVTSTCSMVEVESSSVVVRETVEVQITQHDANSLDTDSSPGQAFAQILAEELQKRYSDLLSELQQLKDSASTSQEKIHLLQEELISLTVVKNETEERAQRFESDLIEARAEIQRVTEHLTSEINKQNDIKKVLEEQLENFRAEVCSKDQEIQALQTQVDEVRHDLTEKEGQVGMLHAQLEDRKLTSSQMEEKLTDMQVKIQQVSQEADMAKAALIDNTAKMEDMQRCLSLKEQEMVELSDGMTSKLLQAGEEKFAISGEITKLKEKILELEKTRDDQLKVDEDKAADESEELDTLRKENRNLAAEMDNVKRDGEHVKRKLQAALVQRKELMTKIAQLEKVSATTKEKGDAEENLQGTEKEEREQEQQNLETMLEETKRILSSKEEALTVLEQKTLSQSQALNEAHAKIQHLIEEAEAVGQKEQDTLQIEESNAKLQSQVAVLESELEMLQKRLQEAVDSRKDTLRKAKDKDRHHREQMKQQKEDYSGLLERFKAEDKEKSDLLKQLRDLESLLESKEQASAVTLHVDVEEETKTASDTLEKPVSGDWAQEAWEDFAAPETEVNQNEVPAEQLPQVTSKDYEAVINSLQEELKVKQTVCVDLEVRLQESQGALSVKETEFFELSKELETLRAKEKLIDVLSEDLNNLSEKCQQAEAHAEMLKAELEEAAARTSISDVESPVAALQAEVEDFKKFLKTKNDDIIDLSQQLSEQSTLLQSMQETVQEKDDLIASLQDTLKAEQERIQKMEAEIPQQQEEEKDNATKLQQVQRKLHAALVSRKEALKENQALKEEQATVEKARLELLAKLEQGEAELSKLKSEKEKLIEEVDRSLLENQSLGATCESLKLAMDGLLNEKDAYKHQAESATEEAKEANRRWEEKVHGMKEEYETLLKSYENVSDEAERVRRVLEAARQERQELATKARAHEVAKQDAERLAEETQKEVDTVKEKMRKFAKVKHQKITDLEEENEKLREQLEKKGTKDVDNELKQLQKVKKELETLKASFDFVEAERRSLEQETRELKQQLAQEMDKNNSKYLDVGSSEVVVKEEVIFQQSSHALSENQEDIANSSCSQDQSDGSMLVMPKQEASEVKAKTELTEGAHKKQDLKELEIALKDAQTKIKDLQVALEDEKRTRVEQESLLGAELGNLRQHLQESVEREERLNEKCSTRETQFQELRTSLEAEKDDLEERLMNQLAQVNGSIAGYQQEAADGRDRLAHQQRELEKTERERAELEAMLVSERDRASRLEEDKRQAQRERAEAEAEAGKQRELEQKLKSAQRVKEGSQSRARQLEELLREKQLEVRQMQKDCIQYQERISQLEREIKALLLSRDEVSSELEAARLEIAKITEEKKRLESELSTLKMKLDVAQGEASKALADKKALEKTALQHEAELKAEAEKTLDEVRYRLGAELKQMELRLEQAYRDREREEEATLEARNIAEAADKCAQEMQARLDESLARLAAFSRSMSSLQNDRDRVLDEAKQWENRFHSALQGKEVELRETESRAKDLSEKLQKETTNKEELQSELERLQKAEEQWQVKLAEMEKKHSETLNALEKERRELQEALTVAESSLAQTSSQLASLESEMEGLRHRTKALEEAVVKLQSESNQARAEIKERETEEKRLCLSLEQLETDLRSSKTLTESLQAELAEKEKREVELLGEKEQAVAQAAEEARKEADGRAEEAERRLEERRAVMRDLEERLRKAEEDASHSKARLDTFTKAMGSLQDDRDRVLSDYKQLEQRHLQVMIDKDGVIQEAATENNSLKEELRAMLTQRDDLHAENAKLSAQLHGYRDELKQVLTMKDSQHKQLLSAQLERIRVLEKEREETRAKIQALEEEASVRKEPAVEHEVLNRAGQLRSEVRDAPGAEVEKLREKLQAAQKQISILEESLENEREAQTAQNKELKELRWEGGVLRTEAETAEERVAELAKDLMEMEQKLLEEKESADKLRTENQAFGKAMASLQDSRDQAVSQAKELRAQLEESRQVGHSPAPPSSSTGEVWSLKNALSALQNDRERMLEQLQLQRRELDRLSRLTQVEQHTSREAEQRTAEQQVEREMQQVERERQQLKERADQMERERQELEMLRQERSDWQVQVEVLKQQTLATLSEHDQQVRQLHAMLEEARASGPKLRQDHTYRQGSIAVDSAPGGPLEHSEDYKTDCILLQRRLDEEIELRLRVEEDLSIAQDNLKRYSQGEWHSALRRMDSESAVLIEPPEGTVTRSRSGAPGLVRMLRGAFCSRQRTPLLASLYLLTVHVLLLLCLGGYL